One stretch of Nitratiruptor tergarcus DSM 16512 DNA includes these proteins:
- a CDS encoding ABC transporter permease, whose translation MKIRTVQAYIKKEFTELVRTKLIYLVYLIPTMILILFGYGIRLEVTHARVLLIDNDASKLSAELIGKFEHSKYFTPTLSHMSEQKALRLMKQAKIDAIVIIPSSFEKRLLHGQISEMGIFVDGSFPMRALTIQSYLEGTILKAAQDIGARMGLKPKIAINQRTLFNQAMRDEDAIVPGLIGLVLLVAPALLSALLIVKEKEKGTIFNFYASPLSKSEFLAAKLIPVFLLHSINIFVLFILALYIFEVPFRGSFFLYWVASELYVLISLSIGLLISIITKRQIVAVVLTVIVTVIPGFLYSGILMPISSMKGESYIEAHLFPVMYYNHIIYDTFLIGQGFASQKNILYLAILVGFFLLYFLIGTLLLKKEMR comes from the coding sequence ATGAAAATAAGGACTGTACAAGCCTATATCAAAAAAGAGTTTACTGAACTAGTCAGAACAAAGCTCATCTATCTCGTTTATCTAATACCAACGATGATTTTGATTCTTTTTGGCTATGGCATTCGCCTAGAAGTCACCCATGCAAGAGTACTTTTAATAGATAATGATGCAAGCAAACTCTCAGCTGAACTGATAGGAAAATTTGAGCACTCCAAATATTTCACACCTACACTCTCTCACATGAGTGAGCAAAAGGCACTGCGCCTCATGAAGCAGGCAAAAATCGATGCAATTGTGATCATCCCAAGCTCTTTTGAAAAGCGCTTGCTCCATGGCCAAATAAGTGAGATGGGAATTTTTGTAGATGGCTCTTTTCCTATGCGAGCGCTAACCATTCAAAGCTATTTAGAAGGAACTATCCTCAAAGCTGCCCAAGATATTGGAGCAAGGATGGGGCTGAAGCCAAAAATTGCGATCAATCAGCGTACACTCTTTAACCAGGCAATGCGTGATGAGGATGCTATTGTTCCAGGTCTCATAGGTCTCGTGCTCCTCGTAGCTCCAGCGCTTCTCTCAGCCCTTTTAATTGTCAAAGAGAAAGAAAAAGGTACCATCTTTAACTTCTACGCTTCACCTCTTTCAAAGTCAGAATTTTTAGCAGCAAAACTGATACCAGTTTTTTTGCTCCACTCTATCAATATCTTTGTGCTTTTCATTTTGGCACTCTATATATTTGAAGTTCCCTTTAGAGGAAGCTTCTTCCTCTATTGGGTTGCAAGCGAGCTCTATGTGCTCATAAGTCTCTCAATTGGGCTTCTTATCTCTATCATTACAAAGCGCCAGATTGTAGCAGTGGTGCTTACTGTTATTGTGACAGTGATTCCTGGATTTTTATATTCAGGTATCTTGATGCCTATATCATCGATGAAAGGGGAGTCCTATATCGAAGCGCATCTCTTTCCAGTGATGTATTACAATCATATCATTTATGATACATTTCTCATAGGGCAAGGCTTTGCATCGCAAAAAAATATCCTCTATCTTGCAATATTAGTGGGATTTTTCCTCCTCTATTTTCTAATAGGTACGCTGCTACTGAAAAAGGAGATGCGATGA
- a CDS encoding HlyD family secretion protein, giving the protein MKIVQKYWVGFFALALFIIAAALIYIKLHPKKLPPNLIEGVGRFDGDLVNLNTKYPGRVAKIFFDDGDAIKKGDVVAVLESKEFSKQKEAIEKQIEAKQEELKAKEIELNINETKIPQILAKATSALKAKQKQLQEIQSAIASQGDVVTQDRKDYLRIKDLYKKRLIQKHKLEEITLKYKTDRNRLRALKAKKAQLLQAIAIARSDVVDAKAAQKGLDALRKGVAALKKGIEALKAQKEQIEAVIAELTLKSPLNGYVVEKIANSGEVLGAGMPVATLIDPNTLYLKIYVDTLSNGKIKLHDKAVIFLDAYPNKPIAAEVVRIAQKAEFTPKEVAVRSDRIQRVYAVHLKPLKPDPLLKLGLPATGVISIDGKGLPKSLHEIPQI; this is encoded by the coding sequence ATGAAAATAGTACAAAAATATTGGGTTGGTTTTTTTGCTTTAGCTCTTTTTATAATAGCTGCAGCGCTTATATATATAAAACTCCATCCAAAAAAGCTACCACCAAACTTAATCGAAGGGGTAGGGAGATTTGATGGCGATCTTGTCAATCTCAATACAAAATATCCTGGAAGAGTTGCAAAGATCTTTTTCGATGATGGAGATGCGATCAAAAAAGGTGATGTGGTTGCTGTTTTAGAAAGCAAGGAGTTTTCAAAGCAAAAAGAGGCAATCGAAAAGCAGATAGAAGCTAAACAAGAAGAGCTCAAAGCTAAAGAGATAGAACTAAATATAAATGAGACAAAAATCCCACAAATTCTTGCAAAAGCGACCTCTGCTCTCAAAGCCAAGCAAAAGCAGCTTCAAGAGATTCAAAGCGCTATAGCCTCTCAAGGAGATGTTGTAACTCAAGATAGAAAAGACTATCTGCGTATCAAAGATCTCTATAAAAAAAGGCTCATTCAAAAACATAAATTAGAAGAGATTACACTCAAATATAAAACAGATAGAAACAGGCTTCGAGCACTCAAAGCCAAAAAAGCACAACTCCTCCAAGCCATAGCTATCGCTAGGAGCGATGTAGTAGATGCCAAGGCTGCACAAAAGGGTCTTGACGCTTTGCGTAAGGGTGTAGCAGCGCTCAAAAAAGGGATTGAAGCACTCAAAGCCCAAAAGGAACAGATCGAAGCAGTCATCGCAGAGCTTACTCTCAAAAGTCCACTCAATGGATATGTAGTGGAAAAGATTGCAAATAGTGGGGAGGTTCTTGGTGCTGGTATGCCAGTAGCTACGCTTATCGATCCAAACACTCTCTATCTCAAAATCTACGTCGATACGCTCTCCAATGGTAAAATCAAACTGCACGATAAAGCAGTGATTTTTTTGGATGCATATCCCAATAAGCCTATCGCGGCCGAGGTAGTACGCATAGCGCAAAAAGCGGAGTTTACGCCAAAAGAGGTGGCGGTAAGGAGTGATAGGATACAACGAGTCTATGCGGTGCACCTCAAGCCTCTTAAACCAGATCCTTTGCTTAAACTTGGCCTTCCAGCAACTGGCGTTATATCTATTGATGGTAAGGGACTTCCAAAGAGTCTTCATGAGATACCGCAGATTTAG
- a CDS encoding ATP-binding cassette domain-containing protein, protein MALLEVRDVTVRYKKRIGIAHASLEAQRGEIVGFIGADGAGKSSLMHAIAGVIPFEGEVSFGGVMYHLPKEAEIIKKDIGLMPQGLGLVLYDTLSVGEHLDFFADIRALKKDEKFYAYRQRLLEMAGLAEFTDRLAGNLSGGMRQKLSLICTLLHRPKLLLLDEPTTGVDPLSRLELWEILDNIRKEEGTIALVSTAYMQEAQKMDKVLLFEEGSIIASGKAEELVDAIKEYVYEPTECQECFTIHGKTYSLKPLPAKHKEATLEDIFFVSALQHNKIPPKIEITERKVAIDLPEIVMEARGLTKRFGDFVADDHIDMVLRRGEILGLLGANGAGKTTFIKMLLGLYPIDEGELYLLGKPIKNGQDRQDLKAKIGYVSQRFALYNDLTVRENLIYFANMHQIPPLEALERIERYAHELGFEKYMDDFPTSLPLGVNQRFSVAAALLHKPVVLFLDEPTSGVDAIARAQFWELLKQLKKKWGISILITTHYMSEAEFCDRVVVLKRGKKIVDDTVNNLYKKHPEAKSFEDIFLYYYKVNR, encoded by the coding sequence ATGGCGCTCTTAGAGGTTAGAGACGTCACAGTCCGTTACAAAAAGCGCATAGGTATCGCACATGCAAGCCTTGAAGCTCAAAGAGGAGAGATTGTAGGATTTATTGGAGCAGATGGGGCTGGCAAGAGCTCGCTCATGCATGCAATTGCTGGAGTGATACCTTTTGAAGGGGAAGTAAGCTTTGGTGGTGTTATGTACCACTTACCCAAAGAGGCTGAGATAATCAAAAAAGATATAGGCCTCATGCCACAAGGTCTAGGGCTCGTACTCTATGATACACTGAGTGTCGGTGAGCATCTCGATTTTTTTGCTGATATTAGAGCATTAAAAAAAGATGAGAAGTTTTATGCCTATCGCCAAAGACTTCTTGAAATGGCAGGTCTTGCAGAGTTTACTGATAGGCTTGCTGGAAATTTAAGTGGTGGTATGCGCCAAAAACTCTCACTTATTTGCACCCTCTTGCACCGCCCAAAGCTACTACTGCTTGATGAGCCTACTACTGGAGTCGATCCCTTAAGCCGCCTTGAGCTTTGGGAGATTCTCGATAACATCCGAAAAGAAGAAGGAACTATCGCTCTAGTAAGCACAGCCTATATGCAAGAGGCGCAAAAAATGGATAAAGTACTGCTCTTTGAAGAGGGTAGCATCATTGCAAGTGGCAAGGCAGAAGAGCTTGTGGATGCTATCAAAGAGTATGTCTATGAGCCGACAGAGTGTCAAGAGTGCTTTACAATTCATGGAAAAACCTATTCTTTGAAACCTTTGCCAGCAAAGCACAAAGAAGCAACTCTAGAAGATATATTTTTTGTAAGCGCCTTACAGCATAATAAAATCCCTCCAAAGATTGAGATAACTGAGCGTAAAGTGGCAATTGATCTTCCAGAAATAGTGATGGAGGCACGAGGTCTGACGAAGCGATTTGGTGATTTTGTAGCAGATGATCATATCGATATGGTGCTCAGGCGTGGTGAGATTTTAGGACTGCTTGGAGCAAATGGCGCTGGTAAGACAACATTTATCAAGATGCTCTTGGGGCTTTACCCAATTGATGAAGGAGAGCTTTATCTCTTAGGAAAACCCATTAAAAACGGACAGGATAGACAAGATCTCAAGGCAAAAATCGGCTATGTATCGCAGCGCTTTGCTCTGTATAATGATCTTACAGTGCGAGAAAACCTCATCTACTTTGCCAATATGCACCAAATACCTCCTCTTGAAGCGCTTGAACGCATAGAGCGCTATGCCCATGAGCTGGGATTTGAGAAGTATATGGATGATTTTCCAACTTCTTTGCCTCTCGGAGTCAATCAGCGCTTTTCGGTAGCAGCTGCACTTTTGCATAAGCCTGTGGTGCTCTTTTTGGATGAGCCAACAAGCGGAGTAGATGCCATTGCAAGAGCGCAGTTTTGGGAGCTTTTGAAGCAGCTAAAAAAGAAGTGGGGCATTTCGATTCTTATTACCACACACTATATGAGTGAAGCGGAGTTTTGCGATAGAGTCGTAGTGCTTAAGCGGGGGAAAAAGATCGTTGATGATACTGTTAATAATCTATACAAAAAGCATCCTGAAGCTAAAAGCTTTGAGGACATTTTCCTTTACTACTACAAGGTAAACAGATGA
- a CDS encoding MFS transporter: protein MKNKFDDLEESKTSNVECQMSNVQKIDKNVVILGWVSFFTDMATAMINPILPIFVVVTLHEGVDKLGIIVAVATFVSYALRLLSGFISDRYGIVKPLVVSGYALSALSKPLIGFSHSYKSVAALRGLERLGKALRSAPKDVLIASFSKKQSTGKTFGFHKTLDIAGELTGTLLAFFLLWKLGESEVVFRSIFFFTIIPGLIGLVLVIFFVKDVPKKPKSQKFRLTVKDKRVIGMLLFYFLFVFFMWSDAFLTMQAKSVGIAVMVIPLLFAISTGTQTLTSYLLGVFIDRVGALKIMAFGFISGVASLLLLFLQKPLFTWIAFAFFGLFTVATLNATRAYIAMQSDNKGSVYGVFYAGVALFGALGAYVCGLLWEHFGMHTALVFSLVGTTTLLLLLVGKNYGALRG from the coding sequence GTGAAAAATAAATTTGATGATTTAGAAGAATCAAAAACTTCAAATGTCGAATGTCAAATGTCTAATGTCCAAAAAATCGATAAAAACGTTGTAATCCTTGGCTGGGTGAGTTTCTTTACCGATATGGCAACGGCGATGATCAATCCTATTTTGCCAATCTTTGTTGTCGTTACTCTTCATGAAGGAGTAGATAAGCTTGGAATCATCGTAGCAGTTGCTACCTTTGTCTCGTATGCCCTGCGTCTACTCTCTGGCTTCATTAGCGATCGCTATGGAATTGTCAAGCCTTTGGTTGTGAGTGGATATGCGCTCTCGGCTTTGAGTAAACCTCTCATAGGTTTTTCTCATAGTTACAAAAGTGTAGCAGCTTTACGGGGATTGGAACGTTTAGGTAAAGCGCTACGGAGTGCACCAAAAGATGTTTTGATAGCTAGTTTCAGCAAGAAACAGAGTACAGGCAAAACTTTTGGTTTTCATAAGACGCTTGATATCGCAGGAGAGCTTACAGGAACGCTTCTAGCATTTTTTTTATTGTGGAAACTTGGAGAGAGCGAAGTGGTTTTTCGCTCCATCTTCTTTTTTACCATCATTCCTGGGCTCATTGGCTTAGTTTTAGTGATATTTTTTGTCAAAGATGTGCCCAAAAAGCCAAAATCACAGAAATTTCGTCTCACTGTAAAAGACAAACGTGTCATTGGGATGCTTCTTTTTTACTTTCTCTTTGTCTTTTTCATGTGGAGTGATGCATTTTTGACGATGCAAGCAAAGAGTGTGGGTATTGCAGTGATGGTTATTCCACTTCTTTTTGCGATATCTACGGGCACCCAGACACTAACAAGCTATCTTTTGGGAGTATTTATCGATAGAGTTGGTGCGCTTAAGATCATGGCTTTTGGATTTATAAGTGGAGTAGCTTCACTTTTGCTGCTTTTTTTGCAAAAGCCTCTCTTTACATGGATAGCTTTTGCCTTTTTTGGACTCTTCACCGTAGCAACTCTCAATGCCACAAGAGCCTATATCGCCATGCAAAGTGACAATAAAGGCTCAGTCTATGGAGTTTTTTATGCCGGAGTCGCTCTTTTTGGAGCGCTTGGTGCGTATGTGTGTGGGCTGCTTTGGGAGCACTTTGGTATGCATACGGCACTTGTCTTCTCACTTGTTGGGACTACTACACTCTTGCTGCTATTAGTAGGGAAAAACTATGGCGCTCTTAGAGGTTAG